The nucleotide window TACAAATACCTAatgaacaattaaaaataatttcagtgGAAAAGAAACTAGCTCTGGTAAACTGGTGGCAATGAAACAGGAAAAACCACCAAATTATTGGGAATATTATATATGCTTAGAAATACAAGAACGCATACGAACTGATGAAAtggtaaaagaaaattaaaaaatgttaaattttaaaaatactcattaaattattatatttcagCTGCCGGCATATATGAGTGTTGATTATGCACTAATTGGTAACAACTCCAGCATACTTATATCGAATTTTTCCTCCTTTGGTTCTCTAATAACTGTgtgcaataaaattaaaaagcacACTATGAAAAATGTCGATGAGTATGTGGTAATGTTGTTGGCTAGTGAATTACTCGAAATAATGGATCATTTGCATGCTGTTAATATAATTCATGCCGATGTAAAGGCTGATAACTTTTTGCTTATGAACAAGTATGTAACAAAAAATTGtgcttaaaattttgataattcttacgtcataaattttctattttgttttcaGATTAACGTATCCTCCAGCCCAACGCTGTTTGCAGCTAATAGATTTTGGTGTATCGATAGATTTGAAACTTTTTAAACAGGGACAAACGTTTAACTTTGTACACAATGACAATTCATTCAAGTGTCCCGAAATGCGTGAAGAACGCCCCTGGACTTATCAATTGGATTTGTATGGATTAGCTGGTGTTTTGCATGTGTTGCTATTCGGCAAGTACATGGATATTGAGAAGAAGGCACGAGGCTTTTGGATGCATAAAACACATGTACCACgttacataaacaaaaatttatgggATGAAGTTTTCAAAACCTTACTTAATATTCGTGATTGTAATTCCATGCCTAATTTACAAGACTTGCGGGCATTATTAAAGAAAGAAATGGAAGAGAAAGATAAATATGTGTTAAAAATGGTCAATGAATTCAATCGGGCCCTTTCTAATTAAcaatttctgtattatttttttaacatgaaacattcaataaatattattttagttagtatgtatgtaattatgtataagttttgatttgtattttataacattaatttatttaataaaaatacaatacatttatattcataaaatgtttttaatgtcAACCCATCGCCAGATGGAAATACGACCCTATTCTGCAAATCGAGTAGTTTTCAAAACCAGCAATTTTCAAAAACGACTACATggtatatgaaatttttttcggtatcaaaataatatttagatagtACTTTTGAGTATACCCTACACCTTGGAATATAAGGCATAGGGTAGAACCAGGGTAGAACTACAGGAGTAACTGAGagtaaaatatattcaaaatatttacttcTCTCAAATTTTATGgctgacacaacaacaaaatacattgatatacatatacatatattttattaaggtaaggatgtccgtctgtatgttggaatcaactttccgaaCAACAACTTTCCCAACATTTCGGTTCGGCCCACAAATAATTGAGATTTAAGTTAAAAACTTGATATTTTcaccaattatttttttaccgaaaatggttttaatgaaatcttttttgaaaaaaaaaaatttttttcatctaacatttttttttaccaaacaatactgttatactcaagatttttatagaaaatactgttatacacaaatataaaaaataaatttattcaactaatttttttcccttaaaattttttcaccaaacacattttatatagaaaatacagttccACGAcagcaccggaatgacccgagttcactcggcaaATGGCTGTCAACTCGGCAAACACTgttgctacaacaacaacatatagaaaatacagttacacacaaattttctatagaaaatacacatgattttttaaagaaaatactgttacacaCAATTATATACTCAAGATTGTTTTAATGTATGAAATGAGTCGCGTACCAAACATAGTACGATGGTAAAAATTGTTCCATCCCAGATTGTTAACTTGTTCGATTTTGTACATTGAAACAGGTTTACAGATTGGAATACGTGAATTAGTCGATCTAAAGATcgacaatatttgaatatttgaaaaaataatgaaaaacaaacaaaactatctatatttaataatttgtactaaattttattaaatatattatattataatggACTAAAATCTACAAAATACTTTGTCttaaatgtatgaatgtatggaatacatttacatatttataaattatagtagtatataaataatttaaaataccgATAGTTTTCTCTATTCTATTTTGCAGTTTATTTAACTGGCATATCTTGCAAAGCCAATATGTCAGCATGATATTTGTTCGATTTTTGAATAGCTCGGTTGCAATCTTCTGCGGATATTGTGGCTATAACCTGATCGACGCATTTCTCAGCAACGACTAAACGATGTTCTTTAATGTCAGTTGGATTGGTGTTGGACATCAACGGATTTCTCTTAACACTTGACATTATATTATCCCATATGGCTTCCATAGGATTTAACATGTAAGAGTATGGACTTAATAGCAGCAGTGTAACTTCAGAATTGTTGAAATATTCATCTAGCTCTGAGAAGCAATAATCACTATCACATACAATTACCAGATTCGTGAGATTTTCGTTTTTTGCTTGGGACCAGTTCTTAAATATATCATCAGGTCTAATACGATCTCGACTGCGTTTTATTCCAATGACACCATCCGTAGATATGGCGCCCATTATGTAAATCGTAGGATCGAATGTGGCAAAAGTTGAATTTGTGTTGAAGCGTCCCTTGGCACGGcgacaaaacattttaaagcttGTTTCACCCAACCAAACTACGGTCTTTTTTAAATCCATATAATACTTTAATGTATTCACGTACTCCGAacgtttttttcgattttctaagGTGTTTATCAGTTGTGGGTGATAGTCAAGAGAACGCTTATGACGATAAAGTCGTCCTTCTAGGCTGCCTTCGACAAAGTAAACGCACACTTCTTTGCGCATTATAACTTTAACTTTAGCCACAATTTCCTTTAAAGTTATTTGTCGATTTTCCTCAATCCATTGTATAATGGTGTCGATATTATTTTCCGTAAACGtattatttttaccatttttcataaacatttcTTTGCGGCTGGTCGACACCCAAGTGTACGCTGTCTTATATTTTACACCCAGTTCGGATGCTAAAGCTGACCAATCATCACCCCGATTAGCTGCCTCCACAATTCTGGCACGATCTTCGGGTGTGTGTGTTTTGTAAGGAGTTTTTCGTGGTAACTTTGAAGGTGTTCTTGATCtgaaatacatacattattTAAACATCGAAAAACATTAATAACAAACAATATAATTACTTTGATATTGTATCATGCACACCCAGCCAAGGCATATGTTCAAAACTTGACATCGACATGCTACTGTCCATACAAAAACTGCTATTATTATGGAAATCATTCATTGTTTCGCTAACCATCAATAGATCGTCCTGGGGAAAATGCATCTCGTTACTCTCCATCAGCATATCACCACCACCTTCAGTCTTAAACTCCACTAATACATCGCTGTCTCTAATATAACCAGCTTCCTGCTCCTCATCTTCATCCGAATCATCTAATTTTATTGTGGGTATGTCGTTTGTTAGTAATTCTTGTTTCTCCTTTATCAACAGCGCAAATTTATGGAAATCATCCAAGTGTGTATAGCATGATTGACATATTAAAGATGATTGAGACTCTGTAGTTTTTACCTTGTTGTCGGGGGAAAATTTTAGATTGTcatgaataaaacaaataaaaacattgtTATTGTACTTTTTCCATTTACTCCCATTTACTACCCCACAACCATAACTACTTACCTGCATTTGTAAATATCGTTCTATTATATCGACTAAGCGATTGCTATCATAAAAATCCTCATAAATACTAAAGGCTTTAGTC belongs to Calliphora vicina chromosome 4, idCalVici1.1, whole genome shotgun sequence and includes:
- the LOC135958015 gene encoding uncharacterized protein LOC135958015; amino-acid sequence: MNCDLCFSPLRRTKAFSIYEDFYDSNRLVDIIERYLQMQVKTTESQSSLICQSCYTHLDDFHKFALLIKEKQELLTNDIPTIKLDDSDEDEEQEAGYIRDSDVLVEFKTEGGGDMLMESNEMHFPQDDLLMVSETMNDFHNNSSFCMDSSMSMSSFEHMPWLGVHDTISKSRTPSKLPRKTPYKTHTPEDRARIVEAANRGDDWSALASELGVKYKTAYTWVSTSRKEMFMKNGKNNTFTENNIDTIIQWIEENRQITLKEIVAKVKVIMRKEVCVYFVEGSLEGRLYRHKRSLDYHPQLINTLENRKKRSEYVNTLKYYMDLKKTVVWLGETSFKMFCRRAKGRFNTNSTFATFDPTIYIMGAISTDGVIGIKRSRDRIRPDDIFKNWSQAKNENLTNLVIVCDSDYCFSELDEYFNNSEVTLLLLSPYSYMLNPMEAIWDNIMSSVKRNPLMSNTNPTDIKEHRLVVAEKCVDQVIATISAEDCNRAIQKSNKYHADILALQDMPVK